The Puntigrus tetrazona isolate hp1 chromosome 16, ASM1883169v1, whole genome shotgun sequence genome includes a region encoding these proteins:
- the arhgap33 gene encoding rho GTPase-activating protein 33 isoform X1 — protein MHRRATLSGPQWVRKCAMFVRTLSLADMSGETLAGSSSHCHYFGQHLSSEISADLQAVCCEGRDIIRLRNVCSIQSRMEKARSTDNLDSSGEPGTRSVGTTANLKGKMSKRLSVVKGHFPKLVDCAHFHYENVDFGSIELQFANEQSDASWTSGSAKDLVFLVQVSCQGKTWMVRRSYEEFRTLDAHLHQCIYDRRYSQLLALPALCEIGDRVEIFTPLLSEYLSRLSMIVDNKLNCGPVLSWMEIDNHGNRFLLKEEASLNVPAIAAAHVIKRYTAQASDEISIEVGDILSVIDMPPKEDTTWWRGKHGFQVGFFPSECVELINEKLPQSVSAPVSKQEVDAPGSKPGVTNSTGPSSPTSVSKKHGKLMGFLRTFMKSRPTKQKLKQRGILKERVFGCDLGEHLLNSGQDVPQVLKSCSEFIEKHGVVDGIYRHSGVSSNIQKLRHEFDSENVPDLTRDVYMQDIHCVGSLCKLYFRELPNPLLTYQLYDKFAECMGEMTEEERMVKVHDVIQQLPPPHYRTLEYLIRHLAHLATCSGETNMHIKNLAIVWAPNLLRSQEIEAAGLSGADPFKEVRIQSVVVEFLLSNVEVLFSDSFTSVGRFSAARQSLTRPKSFVSTRLLSLEEAQARTQAPLLLQGSPHHAISQFHTVLDLPADKRKRGMKVRKSAGGSWKTFFAIGKPTAAGRRKPTRITSLFQPATSHAGCRVDSVTLRSAKSEESLSSQHSGAGQGKIQRLRRPRSSSDGLSLTASVDPQLLPQRSPSRIHPSRSYDSLLPEETRDADEEENEEEDDEEGVYMLPDFSQEPSASWMAEDVIDFSPTFLEDGPIGLGSTAGDPSGRESPPAAAPPPYRCLSHQAHTRTGSQRSITEDPDSVLNQSEAAARRSLILAAAAPPQQVFCQHRPSAVTNAPTSSAQQGEMNLSPSHNQTPTPATSAPPSQPPQERRSFTRKVVHALSPKVPKSPPLDISDPIAISVPAKVLEMIGGRAGELQPGLPSGGPPQPPQMISMLLRSCDFQLTESCQQELNSKLGPVAKIKGPSILGPTGVPLPSQQPPPPPPKNPARLMALALAESANKALRQGASPPYRPRQSGTSPETDVRFQRSLSADAGALLSSDPNQIYSTVRPLSVWKTEGDDDNAEDEGGTVAEKAAEKSHGTEPRQDTGTLSSETSVSDSGTSNSELSAASSSEDNERTPSPIYKNEEQTSAPQPSKSSPPTSSEAIPSQRKPPAYGRQFSAPQLQQEKSGGQSKPASQPHTQLLHSKSESSPLAQVRAFQPTRPKVPPKPPDLAPLRAPLSQTDRHDYTRRSLDASRIRRLAGPPQGNTPLSRAFSERISSTSDMLSRYHAARMASQAAQVAHLPQQQQAQSTPIRPVVPSSEDPSKMENFYYEIGAPEHPQVPPSYARHSYQNMKLDLEGNLRLTDPANQRPISRGYPPPYNHQGSGGGRTPQLWSSEATRAWAAAHSHSFSFSHSHSHHRSQDGSGHPPHPRPQRQTSSSVRLPRSEVHPIPASVGVGSSAGMVPLSVHQRSLHRSQRSPSADHTNSQLHPYFENGKVCYRYFEASRPEDLPLNQHQHAVLKPQASPGQGTSKDEPEHIYVNYPFTNPPGSGVNSKGWATTDLDENDHQTSETLEPLPMSPPDDKQKHSEQESHMAGFDNPAQNDVSSDSKVTNIAASASNAMHFRSRSDPQSTSSEPAHILTGKEIASLLIEKLAEDEREGPSMPSSSSSSPHIEHPPNPYPSQQQQQPPPAYNIYTPGPSRGRFEGQVPHREGSGPFQRQDPLRRSSGGQYRQAFDVMPSGDQVLKFYRSQGFIPSTQGESTTPNPYPPRPYYQDPPYPNWGPQGLPDSSHTCTPPTVAFSNLALGSTRGYGPQTVANQFNQYPYQSGPMLPQYPNTPRRDVVMDPSLRPPGLRNQRGLNRQGSLPGPNWTIRTEGQTRSYC, from the exons TGTCAGGACCCCAGTGGGTTCGGAAATGCGCCATGTTTGTGAGAACGCTGAGCCTGGCAGACATGTCCG GCGAGACATTGGCAGGCAGCTCTTCTCACTGTCACTATTTTGGCCAACATCTCTCCTCCGAGATCTCAGCTGATCTTCAAGCCGTGTGTTGTGAGGGCCGAGATATCATCAGATTGAGGAATGTGTGCTCAATCCAAAGCCGAATGGAGAAG GCTCGAAGCACTGATAATCTGGACAGTTCTGGGGAGCCTGGGACCCGATCTGTGGGAACCACAGCCAACTTGAAGGGGAAGATGAGCAAAAG GCTTTCTGTTGTGAAAGGTCACTTCCCCAAGCTTGTTGACTGTGCCCACTTTCACTATGAAAATGTGGACTTCGGTTCTATCGAG CTTCAGTTTGCCAATGAACAGAGCGATGCCAGCTGGACCTCAGGCAGTGCCAAAGATCTGGTTTTCCTCGTGCAGGTGTCCTGCCAG GGTAAGACGTGGATGGTACGGCGTTCATACGAAGAGTTCCGGACGCTGGATGCCCACCTGCATCAGTGCATTTACGACCGCCGTTACTCTCAGCTCTTGGCTCTTCCTGCCCTATGCGAGATCGGTGACCGGGTGGAG ATCTTCACACCTCTGTTGTCGGAGTATCTGAGTCGTCTCTCCATGATTGTGGATAATAAGCTGAACTGTGGGCCGGTTCTCTCCTGGATGGAG ATTGACAACCATGGCAACAGGTTCCTGTTGAAAGAAGAAGCATCTTTAAACGTCCCTGCCATCGCTGCTGCTCACGTCATCAAGCGCTACACTGCTCAAGCTAGCGATGAGATCTCCATTGAG GTTGGTGATATCTTGTCAGTGATTGACATGCCACCCAAAGAGGACACCACATGGTGGAGAGGAAAGCATGGATTCCAG GTTGGCTTCTTTCCCAGTGAATGTGTGGAATTAATCAACGAGAAGTTGCCACAGTCGGTCAGCGCTCCTGTCAGTAAGCAAG AGGTAGATGCTCCGGGCTCCAAACCTGGTGTTACCAACTCGACTGGGCCTTCCTCACCAACATCAG TGTCTAAGAAACACGGCAAGCTGATGGGCTTCCTGCGCACCTTTATGAAGTCCAGACCCACCAAACAGAAGCTAAAGCAGAGGGGAATCCTGAAAGAACGGGTGTTCGGCTGTGATCTCGGAGAGCATCTCCTCAACTCTGGCCAAGACG TGCCACAGGTACTCAAGAGCTGCTCAGAGTTCATAGAGAAGCATGGTGTGGTGGATGGCATCTACAGACATTCTGGCGTATCCTCAAACATACAGAAACTCAG GCATGAGTTTGACAGTGAAAATGTTCCAGACCTGACGAGAGACGTGTACATGCAGGATATTCACTGCGTCGGCTCGCTGTGCAAACTCTACTTCAGAGAGCTGCCCAATCCTCTGCTCACGTACCAACTCTACGACAAGTTTGCT GAATGTATGGGAGAGATGACGGAGGAAGAAAGAATGGTGAAAGTACATGATGTTATCCAGCAACTTCCTCCTCCTCACTACCG CACTTTGGAGTACCTCATCAGACACCTGGCCCATTTGGCCACCTGCAGTGGAGAGACGAACATGCACATTAAGAATCTGGCCATTGTCTGGGCTCCCAATCTGCTCAG atcCCAAGAAATTGAAGCAGCGGGCTTAAGCGGCGCTGATCCATTTAAAGAAGTGCGCATCCAGTCCGTGGTCGTGGAGTTTCTGCTTAGCAATGTGGAAGTTCTGTTCAGTGATTCCTTCACTTCTGTTGGCCGTTTCAGTGCAG CACGACAGTCTCTGACCAGACCCAAGTCGTTTGTGTCCACCAGGCTTCTGTCTTTGGAGGAGGCACAGGCTCGCACACAAGCTCCACTTCTCCTTCAAGGATCTCCTCATCATGCTATCAGCCAGTTTCACACTGTACTGGACCTGCCTGCTGACAA GAGGAAAAGGGGGATGAAGGTCCGGAAGTCAGCAGGTGGGAGCTGGAAGACGTTTTTTGCCATTGGGAAACCTACAGCGGCAGGTCGACGCAAACCCACGAGAATCACCTCTTTGTTTCAGCCTGCTACCTCTCACGCGG GTTGCAGGGTGGACAGTGTGACACTCAGGTCTGCAAAGAGTGAAGAGTCCCTGTCATCTCAGCACAGTGGAGCAG GTCAGGGAAAGATACAACGCTTACGAAGACCTCGCTCTAGCAGTGATGGTCTCTCGTTGACTGCCTCTGTTGATCCGCAGCTCCTTCCCCAGCGCTCCCCATCTAGAATCCATCCAAGCCGCTCTTATGACAGCCTGCTGCCCGAGGAAACCCGTGATGCCgatgaggaggaaaatgaagaagaagatgatgagGAGGGTGTGTACATGTTGCCTGATTTCTCCCAGGAACCATCTGCCTCATGGATGGCAGAAGATGTTATCGACTTTAGCCCCACCTTCCTGGAAGATGGGCCAATAGGTTTGGGGAGCACGGCTGGTGATCCTAGTGGCAGAGAGTCCCCTCCTGCTGCTGCGCCCCCTCCCTACCGCTGTCTGAGCCATCAAGCCCACACTCGGACTGGTAGCCAGCGCTCAATCACAGAAGATCCAGACTCTGTTCTCAATCAATCAGAGGCTGCAGCCCGTCGTAGTTTGATCCTGGCTGCAGCAGCTCCACCTCAGCAAGTGTTCTGTCAGCACAGGCCATCTGCAGTCACTAATGCTCCCACAAGCTCAGCACAGCAGGGCGAAATGAATTTAAGCCCGTCCCATAACCAGACGCCAACTCCAGCAACCTCTGCACCCCCATCTCAGCCCCCTCAAGAGAGGCGTTCCTTTACACGTAAAGTGGTTCATGCACTTTCACCTAAAGTGCCTAAATCCCCTCCTCTGGACATCTCTGATCCGATTGCCATCAGTGTACCTGCCAAG gTTCTGGAAATGATTGGTGGACGAGCTGGTGAATTGCAACCTGGACTTCCAAGTGGTGGACCACCTCAGCCACCCCAAATGATATCTATGCTTCTGAGATCATGTGATTTTCAGCTCACGGAGAGCTGCCAGCAAGAGCTCAACAGTAAGTTGGGCCCCGTCGCCAAAATCAAGGGTCCTA GTATTTTGGGTCCCACTGGTGTTCCCCTTCCATCACAGCAGCCCCCTCCTCCACCCCCCAAGAACCCTGCACGGCTCATGGCTCTGGCTCTTGCTGAAAGTGCAAACAAGGCACTGCGGCAAGGTGCCTCACCTCCATATCGCCCCCGTCAAAGTGGAACCTCCCCTGAGACAGATGTCCGCTTTCAGAGGTCCCTATCTGCAGATGCAGGTGCTTTGCTATCTTCTGATCCTAATCAAATTTATTCCACGGTACGCCCTTTGTCTGTGTGGAAGACTGAGGGTGATGATGATAATGCTGAAGATGAGGGTGGAACTGTAGCTGAAAAAGCTGCAGAGAAATCACATGGTACAGAGCCAAGGCAAGACACTGGGACTCTTTCTTCTGAAACCTCAGTCTCTGACTCTGGGACGTCTAATTCTGAGTTGTCAGCTGCTAGTTCTTCTGAAGACAATGAGCGAACACCCAGCCCCATTTACAAGAACGAAGAACAAACCTCTGCACCACAGCCCTCAAAATCCAGCCCACCCACTTCCAGTGAAGCCATCCCTTCTCAAAGAAAACCCCCAGCTTATGGGCGACAGTTTTCTGCTCCGCAACTTCAGCAGGAAAAATCCGGTGGCCAGTCCAAGCCTGCATCCCAACCACACACTCAGCTTCTGCATTCTAAATCAGAGAGCTCTCCACTGGCCCAGGTACGAGCCTTCCAGCCCACTCGCCCTAAAGTGCCACCCAAGCCCCCTGATCTTGCTCCCTTGAGGGCTCCACTCTCTCAGACTGACCGGCATGATTACACACGTCGCTCCTTGGATGCCAGTCGCATTCGACGCTTGGCAGGGCCACCGCAAGGGAACACGCCACTTTCCAGAGCCTTCTCTGAGCGTATCAGCAGCACCTCTGACATGCTGTCTCGCTATCATGCAGCTAGGATGGCCAGCCAAGCTGCTCAGGTTGCACATCTTCCCCAACAACAACAAGCCCAGTCCACACCAATCAGACCGGTTGTCCCCTCGTCTGAAGACCCTTCCAAGATGGAGAACTTCTACTACGAAATCGGTGCACCTGAACATCCACAAGTGCCACCCAGCTATGCACGCCACAGCTATCAAAATATGAAGTTGGATCTGGAGGGAAACCTCCGTCTCACTgatccagccaatcagaggcctATTTCCAGGGGTTACCCTCCTCCCTACAACCACCAAGGATCTGGGGGTGGAAGGACTCCCCAGCTTTGGTCATCTGAGGCCACACGAGCTTGGGCCGCAGCACACTCTCACTCTTTCTCCTTTTCCCATTCTCATTCCCACCATCGTTCTCAGGATGGTTCAGGACATCCTCCCCATCCCCGTCCCCAGCGTCAGACATCATCATCCGTTAGGTTGCCCCGCAGTGAAGTGCATCCCATACCTGCTTCTGTTGGAgtgggctcctctgctggcatGGTGCCTCTGTCTGTGCACCAACGTAGCTTGCATCGCTCACAGCGTTCCCCTTCTGCAGACCACACAAACTCCCAGCTTCACCCCTACTTTGAAAACGGGAAGGTGTGCTACCGGTACTTTGAGGCTTCCAGACCGGAAGACTTGCCACTGAATCAGCATCAGCATGCTGTATTAAAGCCTCAGGCTTCACCAGGGCAAGGGACATCAAAAGATGAGCCTGAACACATTTACGTCAACTACCCTTTCACAAACCCTCCAGGATCTGGGGTTAATTCAAAGGGCTGGGCCACAACAGACCTCGACGAAAATGATCACCAAACATCTGAGACACTGGAACCTCTACCCATGTCACCACCGGATGACAAACAGAAGCATTCAGAGCAAGAAAGTCACATGGCTGGTTTCGACAACCCTGCCCAGAATGATGTGTCCTCAGATTCCAAAGTGACCAATATAGCAGCATCTGCCTCCAATGCCATGCATTTCCGGAGTCGCTCAGATCCCCAAAGTACCAGCTCGGAGCCTGCTCATATCCTGACTGGGAAGGAAATTGCTTCCTTGCTAATTGAAAAGCTTGCAGAGGATGAAAGGGAGGGTCCTTCTATGCCgtcctcttcatcctcttctCCGCACATTGAGCACCCTCCAAATCCCTACCCTAgccagcagcagcaacaacctCCGCCTGCATATAATATCTACACTCCAGGACCCTCTCGAGGGCGCTTTGAAGGCCAGGTGCCACATAGAGAGGGATCAGGACCTTTCCAACGTCAAGACCCTTTGCGGAGATCTTCCGGAGGCCAGTATAGACAAGCCTTTGACGTCATGCCATCTGGCGACCAAGTCCTTAAGTTTTACAGAAGCCAAGGCTTCATCCCAAGCACCCAGGGAGAAAGCACAACTCCTAATCCTTATCCCCCAAGACCATATTATCAGGACCCCCCATACCCCAATTGGGGCCCTCAAGGCCTCCCAGACTCTTCCCACACATGCACTCCACCTACAGTGGCCTTCTCAAACTTAGCGCTTGGATCGACAAGAGGATATGGGCCTCAGACCGTGGCCAACCAGTTTAACCAGTACCCATACCAGTCAGGGCCAATGCTTCCTCAGTATCCCAACACACCACGACGAGATGTTGTCATGGATCCTTCTCTTCGACCTCCGGGGTTGCGGAACCAGAGAGGCTTAAACCGACAGGGAAGCCTGCCAGGTCCCAACTGGACCATCCGAACTGAGGGCCAGACCCGAAGTTACTGCTAA